In Leptospira ellinghausenii, the genomic stretch AGAGATCATAACAGGAGGTAACATCATAAAACCCATCGCAAGTAGCGCCGAAGCCACAATTAGATCGATGACGATAAAAGGGATAAAGATATAAATCCCGATGATAAATGCTTTTTTGATTTCACTCAGCATAAAAGCAGGCACAAGCACATAAGATGGTACATCTTCAAAAGATTTAACATTTTGTACTTTGCCAATTTTCAAAAAGAGAGCCACATCTTTGGTTCCATCTTTCCCGAGTTGTCGTATCATAAATTGACGCAGGTGTTTCATGGATCCTTCCATAAAAGCAGACTGGTCAATTTTTCCGTTTAAGTAAGGTTGTAGTGCTTCCTCATTCACCTTCCCGATGGTCGGTGCCATGATAAAAAAAGTGACAAACAAAGCAAGGCCCATCATTACTTGGTTAGGCGGAAGGTTTTGTAAAGAAAGAGCCCTCCTCACAAAGTCAAATACAATGACAACCTTTGTAAACGAGGTCACACTCATCACAATCGCAGGCGCTAAGGAAAGGATCGTAACAAGAAACAGAATCATCAGCGATAAACTGGTTTCTTTCGGACCTCTCGCCTCATTTACGTTAAATGATAAATTCGGAATTGGAATCCTTGATCCATTGTCTTGGGCAAGGAGTCCTGCAAATCCACTGGCAGAGACTAAAAACAAAATGCTTATGAGAAAAATAATAGATTTATGTCTCTTTAAGAAGGAAAAAAAACGAAGTTTCATGCCTCTCCTCCTTCCAAAAGTTTACGGTGTTTGCGAAGGCGTTCCAAACCTTCTTTTGCTTTTCGTTGGATTTCTGCTGCACCATCCATTTCCAAACCTTCCATTTGGTTTGGATTGATTCGGATTTTCCTCTGAGCTTTGGATTGTAAACTTTCTAGCACTGTTTCCAAAAAGTTGGGAACGTAAGGATCCGCTTCTTCCTTCATTTTTTGGATTTGGTTTTTTTCTTCTGGAGCTGTGACTTCTGTGAGTAAACTGACCGATCCATCCGCAACACCTAACACGAGTGTACGACCACCTACTTCGATGATTTGCACTGATTGTGTGGCAGACAAAGGCAAACTCGAAAGTACCTTCATAAACCCTTTTACAGGGTATTTTGCCGATTTGGATTTCTGCATTTGCAAAACCAAATAATAACCAGCACCTACAAGGATCGCGAGTACAAATAAAATCTTAACTAAAATCCAAGTTGCCGAAGGAGAATCATCTTGGTTTTCATTATAACGTTCTTGGATTAAATTGGGTTCTTCTTGTTTATTTTCATCTCCCGACTTACTTGTGTTAGCTGAGGTGCCTAACCCATTCCCTAGTTTCCCATTTGATTGGTTACCTGAGTCTAAATTGGAGCTGGAATTTCCATTCGATCCAGTATCTGATAATCCTGGTTTGGATTTGGATTCGCCTAATTCTTGGCGTAAAATCTGATCCAATTCTTTGGTTTCTGAATTCTGAGAAAATAACGGGGAAAAAGAAAAAAGAAAGAGTACAGAAAAGTACATAACTTTCCCACTTCGACTTTTCATTTTCCTTTCTGTTTGGATCATTTTTCGCCTTTGAGTCTGTCGGTAGGACTAACGATATCAGTGACACGAACACCAAAGTTTTCATCGATTACCACAACCTCACCTTTGGCGATGAGTTTGCCGTTTACAAGTAAATCGACTGGCTCACCAGCTAACTTATCTAGTTCGATGATGGAACCTTCCCCTAACCCCAAAATGTCTTTGATGTACATTTTGGTTCTTCCGAGTTCAACGGTAAGAGCCATTTGTACATCCATAAGGA encodes the following:
- the fliP gene encoding flagellar type III secretion system pore protein FliP (The bacterial flagellar biogenesis protein FliP forms a type III secretion system (T3SS)-type pore required for flagellar assembly.), with the protein product MKLRFFSFLKRHKSIIFLISILFLVSASGFAGLLAQDNGSRIPIPNLSFNVNEARGPKETSLSLMILFLVTILSLAPAIVMSVTSFTKVVIVFDFVRRALSLQNLPPNQVMMGLALFVTFFIMAPTIGKVNEEALQPYLNGKIDQSAFMEGSMKHLRQFMIRQLGKDGTKDVALFLKIGKVQNVKSFEDVPSYVLVPAFMLSEIKKAFIIGIYIFIPFIVIDLIVASALLAMGFMMLPPVMISLPLKLILFILIDGWNLLVLELVRSYK
- a CDS encoding FliO/MopB family protein, which codes for MKSRSGKVMYFSVLFLFSFSPLFSQNSETKELDQILRQELGESKSKPGLSDTGSNGNSSSNLDSGNQSNGKLGNGLGTSANTSKSGDENKQEEPNLIQERYNENQDDSPSATWILVKILFVLAILVGAGYYLVLQMQKSKSAKYPVKGFMKVLSSLPLSATQSVQIIEVGGRTLVLGVADGSVSLLTEVTAPEEKNQIQKMKEEADPYVPNFLETVLESLQSKAQRKIRINPNQMEGLEMDGAAEIQRKAKEGLERLRKHRKLLEGGEA